The proteins below come from a single Ruegeria sp. SCSIO 43209 genomic window:
- the fahA gene encoding fumarylacetoacetase, giving the protein MPLKKSWVASANSADHPFPLNNLPYGVFSTETTEPRCGVAIGDMIFDVTAAEADGLIALSDEPLFDLPFWNPLMEEGPAVWAALRDRLSTLLAEDSDEQHKIEGLLIPQDEAEMHMPFAVSEYTDFYAGRHHAQNVGTMFRGPENALPPNWLHIPIGYNGRASSVVVSGTDIRRPWGQLKSPDQDLPAFLPSRRFDIELEMGAIVGTPSDGPISVQEADDNIFGYVLLNDWSARDIQAWEYQPLGPFQAKATATSISPWIVTKAALEPFRCDTPDREFALLDHLKDCGPMLYDIDLAVTMAPENKDATTIARTNYREMYYSAAQQLAHHSTSGCPMNTGDLLGSGTISGPNKPERGSLLELSWGGKEPLTLDTGETRTFIENGDTLTLTGAAKGDGYSIGFGDCTGTVLPALENPFARD; this is encoded by the coding sequence ATGCCTTTGAAGAAATCCTGGGTCGCATCGGCCAATTCCGCCGACCACCCCTTCCCGCTGAACAACCTGCCTTATGGCGTGTTCTCGACCGAAACCACCGAGCCCCGCTGCGGCGTTGCCATCGGCGACATGATCTTCGACGTGACTGCTGCCGAAGCTGATGGATTAATCGCGCTGTCGGATGAGCCGCTGTTCGATCTGCCCTTCTGGAATCCGCTAATGGAAGAAGGCCCTGCCGTATGGGCTGCATTGCGCGACCGCCTTTCTACGCTATTGGCTGAAGATTCGGACGAACAGCACAAGATCGAAGGACTGCTGATCCCGCAGGACGAGGCCGAGATGCACATGCCCTTTGCCGTCAGCGAATACACCGATTTCTACGCGGGCCGCCACCATGCCCAGAACGTGGGCACCATGTTCCGCGGCCCGGAAAACGCGTTGCCGCCGAACTGGCTGCACATCCCCATCGGCTATAACGGCCGCGCTTCGTCTGTTGTCGTTTCAGGCACGGATATCCGTCGCCCCTGGGGTCAGTTGAAATCGCCCGATCAGGACCTGCCTGCTTTCCTGCCCAGCCGTCGATTTGATATCGAACTAGAGATGGGTGCAATCGTGGGCACACCGTCTGACGGCCCAATTTCAGTGCAGGAAGCCGATGACAACATCTTTGGCTATGTCCTGCTAAACGACTGGTCCGCGCGCGATATTCAGGCCTGGGAATACCAGCCGCTGGGGCCATTTCAGGCCAAGGCGACCGCGACCTCGATCAGCCCCTGGATCGTGACCAAAGCGGCGCTGGAACCGTTCCGCTGCGATACGCCCGACCGTGAGTTTGCCCTGCTGGACCACCTGAAGGATTGCGGCCCGATGCTCTATGACATCGATTTGGCCGTGACGATGGCGCCCGAGAATAAAGACGCCACGACCATCGCACGGACCAATTATCGCGAGATGTACTACTCGGCGGCGCAGCAGTTGGCGCATCACTCGACGTCTGGGTGTCCGATGAACACGGGCGACCTGTTGGGGTCCGGCACCATTTCGGGGCCGAACAAGCCAGAGCGCGGATCACTTCTGGAACTCAGCTGGGGCGGGAAAGAGCCGCTGACGCTGGACACAGGCGAGACCCGCACCTTCATCGAGAACGGCGACACGCTGACCCTGACCGGCGCAGCCAAGGGCGACGGCTATTCCATCGGGTTCGGCGATTGCACCGGCACTGTGCTGCCCGCACTCGAAAATCCATTCGCCAGAGATTGA
- a CDS encoding DUF2585 family protein, producing MFERRFLPYWATACVVIACAIILLWMGREPICKCGYVKLWHGETFSSESSQHLTDWYTPSHIIHGFLFYGLLWLVARRLPIWMTVTIALGFEILTTTLIRDGLTLNVLMLLYPIEAVKDWQSAL from the coding sequence ATGTTTGAACGTCGATTTTTGCCTTATTGGGCAACCGCTTGTGTTGTCATTGCCTGCGCCATCATCCTGCTGTGGATGGGCCGCGAACCGATTTGCAAATGCGGTTATGTCAAGCTGTGGCATGGTGAAACCTTCAGTTCCGAAAGCTCGCAGCATCTGACCGATTGGTACACGCCCAGCCACATCATTCATGGCTTTCTGTTTTACGGTCTTCTGTGGCTGGTGGCGCGTCGCCTGCCGATCTGGATGACGGTCACCATTGCGCTGGGATTCGAGATCCTGACCACCACGCTGATCCGCGATGGTCTGACGCTGAACGTGCTGATGCTGCTTTATCCCATCGAGGCCGTTAAGGACTGGCAGAGCGCGCTCTGA
- a CDS encoding MBL fold metallo-hydrolase, whose product MAKAFASQGDMSEKKISFTEVGEGLYAFTAEGDPNSGVIIGDDSVMIVEAQATPRLANKVIECVRSVTDKPITHVALTHYHAVRVLGASAFGAQQILMSDMARAMVVERGQEDWDSEFQRFPRLFEGHESIPGLTWPTTTFSDTMTVYLGNRRIDLMHLGRAHTAGDIVIHVPDQNVMFTGDIVEYHSACYCGDGHFSDWGDTLDEIKWFDVDAIAPGRGDALVGKDMVNAAIENTRDFVESTYRPAAKVAARGGSLKEAWDAVRAECDPKFADYAIYEHCLPFNVARAYDEARGIDTPRIWTAQRDLEMWEALQG is encoded by the coding sequence ATGGCCAAGGCATTTGCGTCCCAGGGGGACATGTCGGAAAAGAAAATCAGCTTCACTGAGGTGGGCGAAGGGCTGTATGCCTTCACTGCCGAAGGCGACCCGAACTCGGGCGTGATCATCGGCGATGACAGCGTGATGATTGTCGAGGCGCAGGCGACGCCGCGTCTGGCCAACAAGGTGATCGAATGCGTGCGGTCGGTGACTGACAAGCCGATCACCCATGTGGCGCTGACCCATTACCACGCAGTACGCGTGCTGGGCGCGAGCGCCTTTGGTGCGCAACAGATACTGATGTCGGATATGGCGCGCGCAATGGTGGTTGAACGTGGTCAGGAAGACTGGGACAGCGAATTCCAACGCTTCCCGCGTCTCTTTGAAGGACACGAAAGCATCCCCGGCCTCACATGGCCCACCACCACCTTCAGCGACACAATGACGGTTTATCTGGGCAACCGCCGGATCGACCTGATGCATCTGGGCCGTGCGCATACCGCTGGCGATATCGTCATCCACGTGCCCGATCAGAATGTCATGTTCACCGGTGACATCGTCGAATACCATTCGGCCTGCTACTGCGGCGATGGGCATTTCAGCGACTGGGGAGATACGCTGGATGAGATCAAGTGGTTCGACGTAGACGCTATCGCGCCGGGGCGCGGCGACGCTCTGGTCGGTAAAGACATGGTCAACGCGGCCATCGAAAACACCCGCGATTTCGTAGAAAGCACCTACCGACCGGCCGCCAAGGTTGCGGCGCGTGGCGGTTCGCTGAAAGAAGCCTGGGACGCCGTGCGCGCAGAATGCGACCCAAAATTCGCCGACTATGCGATCTACGAACACTGCCTGCCCTTCAATGTTGCCCGCGCCTATGACGAGGCCCGCGGCATCGACACGCCCCGTATCTGGACCGCCCAGCGCGATCTGGAGATGTGGGAGGCCCTGCAGGGCTAA